In Phlebotomus papatasi isolate M1 chromosome 1, Ppap_2.1, whole genome shotgun sequence, the following proteins share a genomic window:
- the LOC129809779 gene encoding exonuclease 3'-5' domain-containing protein 2: protein MSIEKRSLIRDTLAASLGIGLVYIVARYRKDLFRKWKSLWNLGNPLARRKIEIVNNVEQCQKIVELLKAHCRKYQVLGFDCEWVTVNGIRHPIALLQLASHTGLCALFRLSHIRGIPMDLKELLEREDIIKVGVAPNEDARLLCQDYSVSVASVLDLRSMAQLVGEQPLGLSKLSQTFLNIELDKDWRLRCSDWAAAELEPRQIQYAANDAFVAIELFKYFSGKISPGKGLLFSQANNLENTLSICSPFIDVTFKYKNTGQNKRDGKGFLKKSSEEATQTKEQKRTYSTRARPLYHNCFMQAPDGELLCTMDTRKADWYISKGLARLIQEEPYTVRLNFEPSGRATGNVGDFDKTLKVNQCVVCGHNESYIRKYVIPREYRKFFPVVMKSHSSHDVLLLCTSCHQKSNKFDLDLRQKLSQECSAPLETHPEGVKFREDTQLKKLKSLALALTERRDALPEARIKEIESKILVQFPSWEVVSQEKLQELLDMKTLVPNSTYRPHGEVVVEHYRATTGLVNLEKRWREHFLTKMKPKFLPSHWSLTHNQERLVIKADNGRVEVDDLVEAGIDPEMLGKISLENH from the exons atgaGCATAGAAAAGAGGTCATTGATTAGGGATACCTTGGCAGCCTCACTGGGAATCGGATTGGTGTACATTGTGGCAAGATACCGGAAAGATTTGTTCAGAAAGTGGAAAAGTCTGTGGAACCTGGGGAATCCATTGGCCAGACGAAAGATCGAGATTGTAAACAATGTGGAACAATGTCAGAAAATCGTGGAGCTACTCAAGGC GCACTGCCGGAAGTATCAAGTTTTGGGATTTGACTGTGAATGGGTGACTGTAAATGGAATCCGTCATCCCATAGCACTTCTTCAATTGGCTTCCCACACAGGGCTCTGTGCCCTGTTCAGACTGAGCCATATCAGGGGCATCCCTATGGATCTCAAGGAATTGCTAGAGCGGGAGGATATCATCAAAGTCGGAGTGGCTCCCAATGAGGACGCCCGACTTCTCTGTCAAGATTACAGTGTTAGTGTAGCCAGTGTTTTAGATCTCAGGAGTATGGCTCAGCTGGTCGGAGAACAACCCCTGGGACTGAGTAAACTCTCCCAGACCTTCCTGAACATCGAATTGGACAAAGATTGGAGACTCAGATGCTCAGATTGGGCTGCTGCTGAACTAGAGCCCAGACAAATTCAATACGCTGCCAATGATGCATTTGTAGCCATTGAATTGTTCAAATATTTCTCCGGAAAAATCTCTCCGGGGAAAGGTCTACTATTCAGTCAAGCGAACAACTTAGAAAACACCCTGAGCATCTGCTCTCCATTCATTGACGTTACTTTCAAGTACAAGAATACTGGACAAAACAAAAGAGATGGCAAGGGATTCCTCAAGAAGTCTTCAGA AGAAGCAACTCAGACCAAGGAACAGAAAAGAACTTATTCCACCAGAGCTCGTCCCCTCTACCACAATTGCTTTATGCAAGCTCCCGATGGAGAGCTGCTCTGTACAATGGACACCCGGAAAGCGGATTGGTACATCTCCAAAGGCCTAGCAAGGCTCATCCAGGAAGAACCCTACACAGTTCGACTGAATTTTGAGCCTTCCGGAAGAGCCACGGGGAATGTGGGGGACTTTGACAAAACACTAAAAGTCAATCAATGTGTGGTTTGTGGCCACAATGAATCCTATATCCGGAAATATGTAATTCCAAGGGAGTACCGGAAGTTTTTCCCTGTGGTCATGAAATCTCACTCTAGTCACGATGTGCTATTGTTGTGTACTTCTTGCCATCAGAAGAGCAACAAATTCGATCTGGATCTCCGGCAGAAACTCTCCCAAGAGTGCAGTGCTCCGCTAGAGACGCATCCGGAAGGGGTAAAGTTCCGGGAAGATACGCAATTGAA aaagctaaaatctctTGCTTTGGCTCTGACTGAGAGGAGGGATGCTCTCCCAGAGGCCAGGATCAAGGAGATTGAGAGTAAAATCTTGGTACAATTTCCTTCATGGGAAGTTGTTTCTCAAGAAAAATTGCAAGAACTCCTCGATATGAAGACACTAGTGCCCAATTCTACTTATCGTCCCCATGGGGAGGTGGTTGTTGAACACTACAGAGCCACTACGGGGCTCGTGAACCTGGAAAAGCGCTGGCGGGAACATTTCCTAACCAAGATGAAGCCAAAATTCTTACCTTCTCACTGGTCCCTCACGCACAATCAAGAGCGACTGGTGATAAAAGCTGACAATGGCCGTGTAGAGGTGGATGATCTCGTTGAAGCTGGAATTGATCCGGAAATGCTCgggaaaatttcactggaaaatcacTAA
- the LOC129809786 gene encoding NADH dehydrogenase [ubiquinone] 1 alpha subcomplex subunit 10, mitochondrial isoform X1, with protein MLSTSCSDWWIFSQWFLNEISVKKMAGVLRMSVVRFLPGAVKPAAVPCVQQKCNISGRSMRGNQKIVKPPPYLYQTKKYGFLQAIFDHTRKRFDENTKIIVVDGPLAAGKSKFAKELAEELEMHYIPEANINALLINSYGYDLRKIDDKLPDSVKSFDEKKFCQDPKNPNAAAYQIEMYAIRFWQYVDALNHLFNTGQGVVLDRCCYSDMVFMEAMAKNGYVSKGARSVYYEVRKNTIEELLKPHLVVYLDVSVEQTKKNIQARNLPYEINSPALTDQYLKDIEAFYKQLYLKDISTHAELLVYDWNEGGETEVVAEDIERIDFDRFDKHDPKMKDWRHPLEWDWNNLRMKYSVQQHILEALFNVPRTDVPELLVNAEDSKQLLDVLETTPGMSYSKGYNPDQGDKVLWKL; from the exons ATGCTTTCGACGAGTTGCTCTGATTGGTGGATTTTTTCACAGTggtttttgaatgaaatttctGTGAAA AAAATGGCAGGGGTACTGCGAATGAGTGTTGTGCGCTTCCTCCCAGGAGCAGTGAAACCAGCTGCGGTGCCTTGCGTGCAGCAGAAGTGCAATATTTCCGGGAGGTCCATGAGAGGGAATCAGAAGATCGTGAAACCACCTCCTTATCTTTATCAAACCAAGAAATACGGCTTCTTGCAGGCAATTTTTGACCATACCAGGAAGAGATTCGATGAGAATACCAAG ATTATCGTGGTCGATGGGCCACTTGCTGCCGGAAAAAGCAAGTTTGCCAAGGAATTGGCTGAGGAATTGGAGATGCACTACATCCCAGAAGCCAATATAAATGCATTGCTGATAAATTCTTACGGATACGACCTCCGGAAGATCGATGATAAGCTTCCGGACAGTGTGAAATCCTTCGATGAGAAGAAATTCTGTCAGGATCCGAAGAATCCCAATGCCGCAGCTTATCAGATTGAGATGTACGCCATACGTTTCTGGCAGTACGTCGATGCCCTCAATCATCTGTTCAACACCGGGCAGGGAGTTGTCCTGGACAGATGCTGCTACTCAGACATGGTCTTCATGGAAGCCATGGCAAAGAATGGATACGTGTCCAAAGGGGCTCGTTCTGTCTACTACGAAGTCCGGAAGAACACCATTGAGGAGCTCCTGAAGCCCCATCTGGTTGTCTATCTGGACGTCTCAGTAGAACAGACCAAGAAGAACATCCAGGCCCGGAATCTACCCTACGAAATCAACTCGCCAGCGCTGACGGATCAGTATCTGAAGGACATTGAGGCTTTCTACAAGCAGCTCTACCTCAAGGACATCAGCACTCATGCTGAGCTCCTGGTGTACGACTGGAACGAGGGCGGGGAGACGGAGGTCGTGGCTGAGGATATTGAGCGCATCGACTTCGATAGATTCGACAAACACGATCCCAAGATGAAGGATTGGAGGCATCCGCTGGAATGGGATTGGAATAATCTGAGGATGAAGTACAGTGTGCAGCAGCACATCCTAGAGGCACTCTTCAATGTCCCCAGGACCGATGTTCCCGAGCTCCTGGTCAATGCTGAAGATTCCAAGCAATTGCTGGATGTTCTCGAGACG acgCCAGGAATGAGCTACTCCAAGGGTTACAATCCGGACCAGGGCGATAAGGTGCTGTGGAAGCTGTAA
- the LOC129809786 gene encoding NADH dehydrogenase [ubiquinone] 1 alpha subcomplex subunit 10, mitochondrial isoform X2 — translation MAGVLRMSVVRFLPGAVKPAAVPCVQQKCNISGRSMRGNQKIVKPPPYLYQTKKYGFLQAIFDHTRKRFDENTKIIVVDGPLAAGKSKFAKELAEELEMHYIPEANINALLINSYGYDLRKIDDKLPDSVKSFDEKKFCQDPKNPNAAAYQIEMYAIRFWQYVDALNHLFNTGQGVVLDRCCYSDMVFMEAMAKNGYVSKGARSVYYEVRKNTIEELLKPHLVVYLDVSVEQTKKNIQARNLPYEINSPALTDQYLKDIEAFYKQLYLKDISTHAELLVYDWNEGGETEVVAEDIERIDFDRFDKHDPKMKDWRHPLEWDWNNLRMKYSVQQHILEALFNVPRTDVPELLVNAEDSKQLLDVLETTPGMSYSKGYNPDQGDKVLWKL, via the exons ATGGCAGGGGTACTGCGAATGAGTGTTGTGCGCTTCCTCCCAGGAGCAGTGAAACCAGCTGCGGTGCCTTGCGTGCAGCAGAAGTGCAATATTTCCGGGAGGTCCATGAGAGGGAATCAGAAGATCGTGAAACCACCTCCTTATCTTTATCAAACCAAGAAATACGGCTTCTTGCAGGCAATTTTTGACCATACCAGGAAGAGATTCGATGAGAATACCAAG ATTATCGTGGTCGATGGGCCACTTGCTGCCGGAAAAAGCAAGTTTGCCAAGGAATTGGCTGAGGAATTGGAGATGCACTACATCCCAGAAGCCAATATAAATGCATTGCTGATAAATTCTTACGGATACGACCTCCGGAAGATCGATGATAAGCTTCCGGACAGTGTGAAATCCTTCGATGAGAAGAAATTCTGTCAGGATCCGAAGAATCCCAATGCCGCAGCTTATCAGATTGAGATGTACGCCATACGTTTCTGGCAGTACGTCGATGCCCTCAATCATCTGTTCAACACCGGGCAGGGAGTTGTCCTGGACAGATGCTGCTACTCAGACATGGTCTTCATGGAAGCCATGGCAAAGAATGGATACGTGTCCAAAGGGGCTCGTTCTGTCTACTACGAAGTCCGGAAGAACACCATTGAGGAGCTCCTGAAGCCCCATCTGGTTGTCTATCTGGACGTCTCAGTAGAACAGACCAAGAAGAACATCCAGGCCCGGAATCTACCCTACGAAATCAACTCGCCAGCGCTGACGGATCAGTATCTGAAGGACATTGAGGCTTTCTACAAGCAGCTCTACCTCAAGGACATCAGCACTCATGCTGAGCTCCTGGTGTACGACTGGAACGAGGGCGGGGAGACGGAGGTCGTGGCTGAGGATATTGAGCGCATCGACTTCGATAGATTCGACAAACACGATCCCAAGATGAAGGATTGGAGGCATCCGCTGGAATGGGATTGGAATAATCTGAGGATGAAGTACAGTGTGCAGCAGCACATCCTAGAGGCACTCTTCAATGTCCCCAGGACCGATGTTCCCGAGCTCCTGGTCAATGCTGAAGATTCCAAGCAATTGCTGGATGTTCTCGAGACG acgCCAGGAATGAGCTACTCCAAGGGTTACAATCCGGACCAGGGCGATAAGGTGCTGTGGAAGCTGTAA
- the LOC129809794 gene encoding prenylated Rab acceptor protein 1, which produces MDVNIDMSDKVSGNMAPPPQPETKNLFNSVFNRSRVPNIAELLREVRQNIRPWSEFLNMSNFKTVANIQRLSGRLVRNLAYFQSNYLFVFLGLVLYCLLTSPLILIVLGGVFYACYKVKQLNSKITILQRELNSSQQCILINCAAIPILYLAGAGAAMFWVLGASFFVISLHAIFYNIDAVVTEDTETFLAETV; this is translated from the exons ATGGATGTTAATATCGATATGAGTGATAAAGTGAGCGGAAATATGGCTCCGCCACCTCAGCCGGAAACGAAGAATCTCTTCAATTC AGTTTTCAACCGAAGCCGGGTGCCCAATATCGCTGAGCTTCTGCGAGAAGTCCGTCAGAACATCCGACCATGGTCTGAGTTCCTCAATATGAGCAACTTCAAGACAGTGGCCAACATTCAGCGCCTCTCCGGACGCCTTGTCCGGAATCTTGCCTACTTCCAGAGCAACTATCTCTTTGTTTTTCTCGGTCTGGTGCTCTATTGCCTCCTCACGTCTCCCCTGATCCTCATCGTGCTCGGTGGTGTCTTCTACGCGTGCTACAAAGTCAAGCAGCTCAACAGCAAGATCACCATCCTCCAGCGCGAACTCAACTCCAGCCAGCAGTGCATCCTCATCAACTGCGCTGCCATTCCCATTCTCTACCTAGCCGGAGCTGGGGCAGCAATGTTTTGGGTCCTGGGAGCCTCCTTCTTTGTCATCTCCCTCCACGCAATCTTCTACAACATTGATGCTGTCGTCACGGAGGACACAGAAACCTTCCTGGCCGAGACGGTCTAA
- the LOC129809783 gene encoding cell division control protein 45 homolog, producing MFIDDLRNDFYGNLVGKRVLVIVNYDIDGLCASRILQALFQNDQILYSIVPIMGISGLQRTCTEHRSDTKNILLINCGGCIDILETLQPEEDTIFFICDSHRPYDVCNIYNDGQIKILGKPNEEEGIPEFESIFRDSDSEEDDSESEDEDAEEGEQMSRMQKFEAKMEKQRQKRIWEADRNRIMFEYSQFSYYGKSSALMLFELAWKLSKDSLDMLWWAIVGVTEQLVLGKIESATYTLECNQIQSHVSRLTNKASDQTIQTAVRITFENDLHLAMYRHWSVHESLRHSIHSACKMRLWTGRGEKRLQELLVEMGLPLVQARQTFGSMQLVLRKEFYGTIEKLAEKYDLVDLIYGSFTLNYGYRYRYSASDYVYSLLANLEAIGPDRLPEMCFLEAMDSLGRANRAKLDGGIERAKHLLTGIFRQVQSVLEMHQVKAAGPFLYYILTEENSLFCCPYSLTLLTQFILRAHVATSRSRRTPDMPLVASCPVDLERGIFLMIGIPPTREDSPKNLFGRAFEQAALKASATISPDFFDTSFIQIKRDDIERFLDALTVLLR from the exons ATGTTTATTGACGATCTGAGGAATGATTTCTACGGCAATCTTGTGGGAAAGCGTGTTCTTGTCATTGTTAACTACGATATTGATGGACTCTGTGCCAGTCGAATCCTCCAGGCTCTGTTCCAGAATGACCAAATCCTCTATTCCATTGTGCCCATTATGGGGATCTCTGGACTCCAGAGGACCTGCACAGAACACCGTAGTGACACAAAAAACATCCTTCTGATCAATTGTGGCGGATGCATAGATATTCTTGAGACTTTGCAGCCGGAAGAGGATACAATCTTCTTCATCTGTGACTCCCATCGACCTTACGATGTCTGCAACATCTACAATGACGGACAGATCAAAATCCTAGGAAAGCCCAATGAAGAGGAGGGAATACCAGAATTCGAAAGTATCTTCAGGGATTCAGACTCTGAGGAGGATGATAGTGAAAGTGAAGATGAAGATGCCGAAGAGGGCGAACAAATGTCGAGAATGCAGAAGTTTGAGGCAAAGATGGAGAAACAGCGTCAGAAGAGGATTTGGGAAGCAGATAGGAATCGCATAATGTTTGAATACAGCCAATTCAGCTACTACGGAAAGAGTTCAGCCCTGATGCTCTTCGAACTGGCCTGGAAGCTATCCAAGGACTCCCTGGATATGCTCTGGTGGGCAATTGTGGGAGTCACTGAGCAATTGGTGCTGGGAAAGATTGAAAGTGCAACTTACACGCTGGAGTGCAATCAAATCCAGTCGCACGTTTCGCGATTAACCAACAAAGCCTCTGACCAGACCATTCAGACTGCg GTCAGGATAACCTTCGAGAATGACCTTCACCTGGCCATGTACAGACACTGGAGTGTCCATGAATCCCTGAGGCACTCCATCCACTCGGCATGTAAGATGCGCCTGTGGACAGGACGCGGCGAGAAACGCCTGCAGGAGCTTTTGGTGGAAATGGGACTTCCTCTAGTTCAGGCCCGTCAAACCTTTGGGTCGATGCAGCTGGTGCTCCGGAAAGAATTTTACGGGACCATTGAGAAGTTGGCTGAGAAATATGATCTGGTTGATCTGATCTATGGCTCTTTCACTCTCAATTACGGCTACAGATATCGCTATTCAGCGTCTGACTATGTGTACTCGCTGCTGGCCAATCTGGAGGCCATAGGACCTGATCGACTGCCGGAAATGTGTTTTCTGGAGGCCATGGACAGCCTGGGTAGGGCGAATAGGGCTAAATTGGATGGGGGCATTGAGAGGGCTAAGCATTTGCTGACCGGGATCTTCCGGCAGGTTCAGAGTGTCCTGGAGATGCATCAGGTGAAAGCAGCCGGTCCTTTTCTCTACTACATCCTCACGGAGGAGAATAGTCTCTTCTGCTGCCCCTACAGTCTCACCCTCCTCACCCAATTCATCCTGAGAGCCCATGTAGCCACATCCCGAAGCCGGCGCACTCCAGACATGCCCCTGGTGGCGAGTTGTCCGGTGGATCTCGAAAGGGGTATCTTCCTCATGATCGGAATCCCTCCAACGCGGGAAGATAGCCCAAAAAATCTCTTTGGCAGAGCTTTTGAGCAAGCTGCCCTCAAAGCCAGTGCCACCATCTCGCCAGACTTCTTTGACACATCATTCATCCAGATCAAACGGGATGACATTGAAAGATTCCTGGACGCTCTCACTGTACTCCtaagataa
- the LOC129809776 gene encoding zinc finger protein 236-like, giving the protein MEASAMTRKHEKRETGRIVNNCLLELPDESGDISLSEITIEIDDEVQTLYVGPVEIFPQDQERTGKLTGELSGSGTKSPCPSEKQESDSTNASDSGIENCVDEVTEVKETLEDNCGKSEVKKRQKRKKNRDKVIPGRSIVTLYACEQCSTAFSRESSLNSHRQLFHGPSALTRRRSRKAVEAAEETEVVKKLECPECDMTFKMDVWFKRHLARAHQIDEEHPQGARKVPDGDGRRKPEDYEVSSTRMLTMKIKKRGDKEKSSPEAKCTNPSPGKDILELPLEENTSSSSKEASNEEDDQREEDIDLKLEFDETDMSRFVAAADDDEDDTPYLVDVIDDDEEEPQESPQKDTENPPEGSPQGRPKRNLKQLLELKTVTDISERTRAAKKAKTVTEISIIDQLSGNSTIVTLPLMEANVEKFLSMPKADSSSGKESDDGKKYHCKICGAGFSRRYSLGPHMMRVHTKEKSKSCAICGRSFTATGDLTRHIRTHTGVKPFKCSHPGCTFSFVSSGDLHKHSRRHRQDVEPIPKPHVCNVCPRAFDRSYDLKRHMARHRLADPAFKGFECEICNRKFSRKDEFKSHSYRHLGLKRHKCPVCGKPFSDASNCAKHVKVHGPLTFGNPGNPLNCPLCNSGFKNKTAVSRHLATCSMRLGVVQSVPQPEPTQMSVV; this is encoded by the exons ATGGAAGCGAGTGCAATGACGCGAAAACATGAGAAAAGGGAGACTGGAAGAATTGTAAACAATTGTCTTTTGGAGCTTCCGGACGAATCTGGGGACATCAGCCTGAGTGAGATTACCATTGAGATTGATGATGAAGTGCAAACTCTGTATGTTGGACCAGTGGAAATCTTCCCCCAGGATCAAGAGCGCACAGGAAAGTTGACAGGTGAGTTGTCCGGTTCCGGAACAAAAAGTCCGTGCCCGAGTGAGAAGCAGGAATCAGACTCTACAAACGCCAGTGATAGTGGTATTGAGAACTGTGTGGATGAAGTGACTGAAGTGAAAGAGACTCTTGAGGACAATTGTGGGAAGAGTGAAGTGAAAAAGAGGCAGAAGAGGAAGAAAAATAGGGATAAAGTGATTCCCGGACGGTCCATTGTGACCCTTTACGCTTGTGAACAGTGTAGCACGGCATTTTCGCGAGAGTCCAGTCTTAATTCGCACCGGCAGCTCTTTCATGGGCCCAGTGCTCTGACCAGAAGGCGATCAAGGAAGGCTGTCGAAGCAGCAGAAGAAACTGAGGTTGTGAAGAAGCTCGAGTGTCCAGAGTGTGATATGACCTTCAAGATGGATGTCTGGTTCAAGAGACACCTGGCTAGAGCCCATCAGATTGACGAAGAGCATCCGCAGGGGGCTAGAAAAGTCCCAGATGGAGATGGAAGAAGAAAGCCGGAAGATTACGAAGTATCTTCAACCAGAATGCTTACGATGAAAATTAAAAAGCGTGGAGATAAGGAAAAAAGTTCTCCGGAGGCCAAATGCACAAATCCATCTCCCGGGAAGGATATTCTTGAGCTTCCACTGGaagaaaacacttcttcaaGCTCAAAGGAAGCCTCCAACGAGGAAGATGATCAAAGGGAGGAGGATATTGATTTGAAGCTGGAATTCGATGAGACTGACATGTCAAGATTTGTGGCAGCAGCTGATGACGATGAAGATGATACACCATATCTTGTAGATGTAATCGATGATGATGAAGAGGAGCCTCAAGAGTCCCCTCAAAAAGACACAGAAAATCCCCCAGAGGGAAGTCCTCAGGGTCGCCCCAAGAGAAATCTCAAGCAACTTCTGGAGCTGAAAACTGTCACGGACATCTCGGAGAGGACAAGAGCAGCCAAGAAGGCAAAAACTGTCACAGAGATCTCAATCATTGATCAATTGTCCGGGAATTCCACAATCGTGACTCTGCCACTGATGGAGGCGAATGTAGAGAAGTTTCTCAGCATGCCTAAGGCTGATTCGAGTTCCGGGAAGGAATCTGATGATGGCAAAAAGTATCACTGCAAAATCTGCGGTGCTGGCTTCTCCAGGAGATATTCCTTGGGGCCTCACATGATGAGAGTGCACACGAAGGAAAAATCCAAATCTTGCGCAATTTGTGGGAGATCTTTTACAGCCACGGGAGATCTCACAAGACACATTCG gacacacACCGGAGTGAAACCTTTCAAATGCAGTCATCCGGGTTGCACCTTCAGTTTTGTTTCTTCCGGAGATCTCCACAAACACAGTCGACGTCATAGGCAGGATGTGGAGCCTATTCCGAAGCCACATGTCTGTAACGTCTGTCCAAGGGCCTTTGATCGGTCGTATGACCTCAAAAGGCACATGGCACGCCATCGATTGGCCGATCCTGCTTTCAAGGGCTTCGAGTGCGAGATCTGCAATCGGAAGTTCAGCCGGAAGGATGAGTTTAAGTCACACAGCTACAGGCACCTCGGTTTGAAGCGTCACAAGTGCCCCGTGTGCGGAAAACCCTTCTCAGATGCCAGCAATTGTGCTAAGCATGTTAAAGTTCATGGGCCATTGACTTTCGGGAATCCTGGGAATCCCCTCAACTGTCCCCTCTGCAATTCAGGCTTCAAGAACAAGACAGCCGTTTCGAGACACTTGGCCACCTGTTCGATGCGCCTGGGTGTTGTCCAGAGCGTTCCCCAGCCGGAACCCACTCAAATGTCCGTGGTTTGA
- the LOC129809777 gene encoding zinc finger protein 436-like, which produces MEPCAIEEPFFGSCRVCLVKNPSLSTIFEVLEVRTIGTMTLADMIFLLCGVKIDAQDRMPGTICGNCRLNLLAAFEFRLLCVKSDEDMRMFMYKKEVSEAPQEEVQETEEDLKEGEVDAEEPEEVVEVEKTEEYEEVKEEVKYEVSEEPQDLQDAVEDEEEKANDSPPDLVPIKGEKRKRKNAKREHICQVCGKVFDKAYRLLRHVNIHNADGKPFECSQCSARFASESNLLRHQIVHSNLISETTTIVKEKPKNFQCIQCERVFQKQESLASHMKTHKEKMQEIEFKCEYCPKKFAKMNFLTRHAKCHEESKSHQCNICLKKFALGGLLIDHINKHKGLKPHICPVCSKRFQQSCTLKDHMRIHSGESPYLCSECGKSFNNGSNLRQHLIRHSGIKPFACSMCPSRFSCKGGLKSHLTTHSGLKPYVCDNCGRSFTKPYSLVKHKRIHTGERPYSCEVCEMRFNSSDHVKRHMRTHTGEKPYRCSWCERSFAQSNDLVKHMRSHVGDKTYQCNQCPSAFRLYSELRLHIREHFAQGEIPSDDLVQKSTKGVNAIPDVDGQIPPTVRINDAQTFLVTPQQKAAGVELPELQMTKGGDHKTLINTIEHLVPVTIQNTLPPLTVKETNGILEAHPERFYTTATQVVLMNLPITSSVSNVSKN; this is translated from the exons ATGGAGCCGTGTGCAATTGAGGAACCTTTTTTCGGGTCGTGTCGCGTGTGCTTAGTGAAAAATCCCTCACTCTCGACGATCTTCGAAGTGCTGGAAGTCAGAACAATTGGAACAATGACCCTAGCTGATATGATTTTCCTGCTCTGTGGGGTGAAAATTGATGCTCAGGACAGAATGCCAGGCACGATATGTGGGAATTGTCGATTAAATCTCCTGGCGGCTTTTGAATTCCGTCTTTTGTGCGTAAAGTCAGATGAGGATATGAGAATGTTTATGTACAAGAAGGAAGTGTCTGAGGCTCCTCAGGAGGAAGTTCAGGAGACAGAGGAGGATTTGAAGGAGGGGGAAGTGGATGCTGAAGAGCCTGAGGAAGTGGTAGAAGTGGAGAAAACTGAGGAATATGAGGAAGTCAAGGAGGAGGTCAAATACGAAGTTTCAGAAGAGCCTCAAGATCTTCAAGATGCCGTGGAGGATGAGGAGGAGAAAGCAAATGATTCCCCGCCAGATCTTGTTCCCATCAAGGGTGAAAAGAGAAAGAGGAAGAACGCCAAGAGGGAACACATTTGCCAGGTATGTGGGAAAGTCTTTGACAAAGCCTATCGACTGCTCCGTCACGTGAATATCCACAATGCCGATGGCAAGCCCTTTGAGTGCTCCCAATGCAGCGCCAGATTTGCctccgaaagcaatctcctgaGACATCAGATAGTCCACTCAAATCTCATCAGCGAAACCACAACAATTGTCAAGGAAAAACCCAAGAATTTTCAATGCATCCAATGCGAAAGGGTTTTCCAGAAGCAGGAATCCCTGGCATCGCACATGAAGACGCACAAGGAGAAGATGCAGGAGATTGAGTTCAAGTGTGAGTACTGCCCcaaaaaatttgccaaaatgaACTTCCTCACTCGCCATGCCAAATGCCATGAGGAAAGTAAATCCCATCAGTGCAATATCTGCTTGAAGAAATTCGCCCTGGGAGGTCTCCTCATTGATCATATCAACAAGCACAAAGGCCTCAAGCCACATATCTGTCCTGTCTGCAGCAAGAGATTCCAGCAATCGTGCACTCTCAAGGATCATATGCGCATCCACAGCGGAGAATCTCCATATCTCTGCTCAGAATGCGGCAAGTCCTTCAACAATGGAAGTAACTTGAGGCAGCATCTCATCCGACATTCGGGCATCAAACCCTTTGCCTGCAGCATGTGTCCTAGCAGATTCAGTTGCAAGGGAGGCTTGAAGTCGCATCTGACCACGCATTCGGGACTCAAACCCTATGTCTGCGACAACTGTGGACGTTCCTTCACCAAGCCCTATTCCCTCGTCAAGCATAAGAGGATCCACACCGGAGAGCGCCCCTACAGCTGCGAAGTTTGCGAAATGAG ATTCAATTCTTCTGACCATGTCAAGAGGCATATGAGGACTCATACTGGAGAAAAGCCCTATCGCTGTTCGTGGTGCGAGAGATCTTTTGCCCAGAGCAATGATCTGGTGAAGCATATGAGATCTCACGTGGGAGACAAGACTTACCAGTGCAACCAGTGTCCATCTGCCTTCAGGCTCTACAGCGAGCTGAGATTGCATATCCGGGAGCATTTTGCCCAGGGAGAGATTCCGTCGGATGATCTGGTGCAGAAGTCAACTAAAGGTGTCAATGCCATTCCCGATGTTGATGGTCAGATCCCACCAACGGTACGAATAAATGATGCTCAGACTTTCCTCGTGACTCCGCAGCAGAAGGCTGCCGGAGTGGAACTGCCTGAGTTGCAGATGACGAAAGGAGGGGATCATAAAACCTTAATAAATACCATTGAACATCTAGTGCCAGTCACAATTCAGAATACTCTACCTCCATTGACGGTTAAAGAGACAAATGGGATCCTCGAGGCTCATCCTGAGCGCTTCTATACAACCGCAACGCAAGTTGTTCTCATGAATCTTCCGATAACCTCTTCTGTATCGAACGTATCGAAGAATTGA